A region of Pyxidicoccus parkwaysis DNA encodes the following proteins:
- a CDS encoding MFS transporter, protein MKTPAKLGLLSSLYLSQGLPFGFFTQALPVLLRKQGMSLPAIGLAHLLALPWALKFLWAPAMDRYGSETWGRRRGYILPLQCLSAALLLSLALPAAGLDTTLLMAAVLGVNLLAATQDIATDGLAVDLLAPEERGWGNGIQVAAYRVGMIIGGGLMLAVFDAVGWRPTFLALGGLLLLATVPIGLYREPPSEPPPAQSLGLSWWLRRPGAGAWLALLVVYKAGEALATGMLRTFLVDSGLTLTDIGWMLGGVGFTAGLLGALLGGGLVVRLGRRRALLLFGVTQAGAVLLYALAARGTATLPLLTAVCAVEHVASGMATAAVFTAMMDACRPEHAATDYTVQASLVVLATGGAAAVSGFSANALGYSAHFALSAALCVAGTRFVALTFHPPRTVSPGAAPEVSP, encoded by the coding sequence ATGAAGACGCCAGCAAAGCTGGGGCTGCTGTCCAGCCTGTACCTGTCGCAGGGCCTGCCGTTCGGCTTCTTCACCCAGGCCCTGCCCGTGCTGCTGCGCAAGCAGGGGATGTCGCTGCCCGCCATTGGACTGGCGCACCTGTTGGCCCTGCCGTGGGCGCTCAAGTTCCTCTGGGCCCCGGCCATGGACCGCTACGGCTCGGAGACGTGGGGCCGGCGGCGCGGCTACATCCTCCCGTTGCAGTGCCTGTCCGCGGCACTGCTCCTGTCGCTCGCGCTGCCCGCCGCCGGGCTGGACACGACTCTCCTCATGGCCGCGGTGCTGGGCGTGAATCTCCTGGCCGCCACGCAGGACATCGCCACGGACGGGCTCGCGGTGGACCTTCTCGCGCCGGAAGAGCGCGGCTGGGGCAATGGCATCCAGGTGGCCGCCTACCGCGTGGGAATGATTATCGGCGGAGGCCTCATGCTCGCCGTCTTCGACGCGGTGGGCTGGCGCCCCACGTTCCTCGCGCTCGGCGGACTGCTGCTCCTCGCCACCGTGCCCATTGGCCTCTACCGCGAGCCCCCTTCCGAGCCTCCTCCCGCGCAGAGCCTGGGCCTCTCGTGGTGGCTGCGACGTCCGGGCGCAGGGGCGTGGCTCGCGCTGCTCGTCGTCTACAAGGCGGGCGAGGCCCTGGCCACGGGCATGCTTCGCACCTTCCTCGTGGACTCGGGGCTGACGCTCACGGACATCGGCTGGATGCTCGGCGGCGTGGGCTTCACCGCGGGCCTGCTGGGCGCGCTCCTCGGCGGCGGCCTCGTGGTGCGGCTGGGCCGGCGGCGCGCGCTGCTCCTCTTCGGCGTCACGCAGGCCGGCGCGGTGCTGCTGTACGCGCTCGCCGCCCGGGGCACCGCGACGCTGCCGCTGCTCACCGCCGTCTGCGCGGTGGAGCACGTGGCGAGCGGCATGGCCACCGCCGCCGTCTTCACCGCGATGATGGACGCCTGCCGCCCCGAGCACGCTGCCACTGACTACACCGTGCAGGCCTCGCTCGTGGTGCTCGCCACCGGTGGCGCGGCCGCGGTGAGTGGCTTCAGCGCGAATGCGCTCGGCTACTCCGCGCACTTCGCGCTGTCCGCCGCCCTGTGCGTCGCCGGCACGCGCTTCGTCGCCCTCACCTTCCACCCGCCCCGGACGGTGTCGCCCGGTGCGGCTCCCGAGGTGTCCCCATGA
- a CDS encoding adenine phosphoribosyltransferase codes for MNLPATSLTDTTLVADVSAMLRDVPDFPKPGIVFKDITPVLADPRLFGRVINAMAAPFRGQHITKVVGVEARGFLLGAPIALALHAGFVPARKPGKLPYKSVVEKYSLEYGADGLEMHEDALHKGERVLIVDDVLATGGTAEATSRLVKKLGGELVGYSFLIHLAFLDGVKRLGPDKVTSLLSF; via the coding sequence ATGAACCTGCCCGCAACGAGCCTGACCGACACCACCCTCGTCGCCGACGTGAGCGCCATGCTGCGCGACGTGCCGGACTTCCCCAAGCCGGGCATCGTCTTCAAGGACATCACCCCCGTGCTCGCCGACCCGCGCCTGTTCGGCCGTGTCATCAACGCGATGGCCGCGCCCTTCCGCGGGCAGCACATCACCAAGGTGGTGGGCGTGGAGGCCCGCGGCTTCCTGCTGGGCGCGCCGATTGCGCTCGCGCTCCACGCGGGCTTCGTCCCCGCGCGCAAGCCGGGCAAGCTGCCGTACAAGTCCGTCGTGGAGAAGTACTCGCTGGAGTACGGCGCGGACGGGCTGGAGATGCACGAGGACGCCCTCCACAAGGGCGAGCGCGTGCTCATCGTGGACGACGTGCTCGCCACCGGCGGTACGGCGGAGGCCACCTCGCGGCTGGTGAAGAAGCTCGGTGGGGAGCTGGTGGGCTACAGCTTCCTCATCCACCTGGCCTTCCTCGACGGCGTGAAGCGCCTGGGCCCGGACAAGGTGACGTCGCTGCTGTCCTTCTGA
- a CDS encoding alpha/beta fold hydrolase — protein MPEVRSSGDARIYYEDVGRGEPTLLFIPGWCTTREVFRPLVARCAARHRVLCVDVRGHGESGGGGADFDSDTVLQDLLTVVKASGAGQVVPVALSHAGWWAIELRRELGAERVPQLVLMDWIISEPPPAFADALRGLMSDRWRETREGLFGMWLQDVKDENIIRYTRDVMGGFGEEMWARAAREISSAYAREGSPLRALFGLRPPTPTLHLYSQPDAHEYLDAQVAFSTQHPWFHVMKLPAISHFPMLEVPDLVAAGIEALVSARETYMNTNLDAASTPPA, from the coding sequence ATGCCCGAGGTGCGCTCCAGCGGCGACGCCCGCATCTATTACGAAGACGTCGGACGAGGAGAGCCCACGCTGCTCTTCATCCCGGGCTGGTGCACCACCCGGGAGGTCTTCCGGCCGCTGGTCGCCCGCTGCGCCGCGCGCCACCGGGTGCTCTGCGTGGACGTGCGGGGCCACGGAGAGTCCGGGGGCGGAGGCGCCGACTTCGACAGCGACACCGTGTTGCAGGACCTGCTCACCGTGGTGAAGGCCAGCGGCGCGGGGCAGGTGGTCCCCGTGGCCCTGTCGCATGCGGGCTGGTGGGCCATCGAGCTGCGCCGGGAGTTGGGCGCCGAGCGCGTGCCGCAACTGGTGTTGATGGATTGGATCATCTCCGAGCCGCCCCCCGCCTTCGCCGACGCCCTGCGGGGCCTGATGTCGGACCGCTGGCGTGAGACTCGCGAGGGGCTGTTCGGCATGTGGCTGCAGGACGTCAAGGACGAGAACATCATCCGCTACACCCGCGACGTCATGGGCGGGTTCGGCGAGGAGATGTGGGCCCGCGCCGCGCGGGAGATTTCCTCCGCGTACGCCCGCGAGGGCTCACCGCTGCGCGCCCTCTTCGGGCTGAGGCCGCCCACCCCGACGCTGCACCTGTACTCGCAGCCGGACGCGCACGAGTACCTCGATGCCCAGGTGGCCTTCAGCACGCAGCACCCCTGGTTCCACGTGATGAAGCTGCCCGCCATCAGCCACTTCCCCATGCTGGAGGTGCCTGACCTCGTGGCGGCCGGAATCGAGGCGCTCGTCTCCGCGCGCGAGACGTACATGAACACCAACCTCGACGCGGCCAGCACTCCTCCTGCCTGA
- a CDS encoding TetR family transcriptional regulator — protein sequence MPRPSNTEERRQQIVDGLLKVMAERGYERASVGEIAKAAGLSPGLVHYHFSDKQEILLVLVEQLASRARIRVTMRLARVKGDDARAKVDAFIDAFLATGGDAAPSAVASWVTISAEAIRQPEVRAAYDRVVKADLEQLELLVAAVVGKRRARTIAAGLFAAVQGYFVLSASAPDLVPPGSAAGTVKRMAAGLLDTVEAREDA from the coding sequence ATGCCCCGTCCATCCAACACCGAGGAGCGCCGCCAGCAGATAGTCGACGGGCTGCTCAAGGTCATGGCGGAGCGCGGCTACGAGCGCGCCTCCGTGGGCGAAATCGCGAAGGCGGCGGGGCTGAGCCCGGGGCTGGTGCACTACCACTTCAGCGACAAGCAGGAGATTCTGCTCGTGCTGGTGGAGCAGCTCGCGTCGCGCGCGCGCATCCGGGTGACGATGCGGCTGGCGCGGGTGAAGGGCGATGACGCACGCGCGAAGGTGGATGCCTTCATCGACGCGTTCCTCGCCACGGGAGGAGACGCGGCCCCGTCCGCCGTCGCGAGCTGGGTCACCATCAGCGCGGAGGCCATCCGCCAGCCCGAGGTGCGCGCCGCCTACGACAGGGTGGTGAAGGCGGACCTGGAGCAGCTCGAGTTGCTCGTCGCCGCCGTGGTGGGCAAGCGCCGCGCGCGCACCATCGCAGCGGGGCTCTTCGCCGCGGTGCAGGGCTACTTCGTGCTCTCCGCGAGCGCGCCCGACCTCGTGCCTCCGGGCTCGGCGGCGGGCACCGTGAAGCGCATGGCCGCTGGGCTGTTGGACACCGTCGAAGCCCGGGAGGACGCATGA
- a CDS encoding 2-hydroxyacid dehydrogenase, with protein sequence MARTVRPRVFVTRQLPGEALGRLGRHVDLRVWDDELPPSRDTLLAEAANAEGLVTLLTDRVDAPLLAAAPGLRAVSNVAVGYDNIDVPACTTRRIPVGNTPGVLTDTTADFAFALLMGLARRVAEADAYVRAGKWRTWSPTLLLGTDIHGATLGIVGLGAIGAAVARRARGFGMRVLYVGRKARPELEAELGVRRVDKAALLAESDIVSLHVPLSSETRHWLGNEELARMKPGALLVNTARGGVVDQAALIEALRDGRLGGAALDVMDPEPLPTDSPLMTLPNVLLAPHIASASHATRGRMASMAVDNLLAALDGRRPPHCVNPELFP encoded by the coding sequence ATGGCCCGGACCGTCCGCCCCCGCGTCTTCGTCACCCGCCAGCTCCCTGGAGAGGCCCTCGGCCGGCTGGGCAGGCACGTGGACCTGCGGGTGTGGGACGACGAGCTGCCACCCTCCCGTGACACGCTGCTGGCCGAGGCGGCGAACGCCGAGGGCCTTGTCACCCTGCTGACAGACCGGGTGGACGCTCCCCTGCTCGCCGCCGCGCCGGGCCTGCGGGCGGTGAGCAACGTGGCGGTGGGCTACGACAACATCGACGTGCCGGCCTGTACCACGCGCCGGATTCCGGTGGGCAACACTCCGGGTGTGCTCACGGACACCACCGCGGACTTCGCCTTCGCCCTGCTGATGGGGCTGGCGCGACGGGTGGCGGAGGCGGATGCCTACGTGCGCGCGGGAAAATGGCGCACGTGGAGCCCCACCCTGCTCCTGGGCACCGACATCCACGGGGCCACGCTGGGCATCGTCGGCCTGGGCGCCATCGGCGCGGCGGTGGCCCGGCGGGCGCGCGGCTTCGGCATGCGCGTGCTGTACGTGGGCCGGAAGGCGCGGCCCGAATTGGAGGCGGAGCTGGGCGTGCGGCGCGTGGACAAGGCGGCGCTGCTGGCGGAGTCGGACATCGTGAGCCTCCACGTCCCGCTGTCATCGGAGACGCGGCACTGGCTGGGGAACGAGGAACTGGCCCGGATGAAGCCGGGGGCGCTGCTCGTCAACACCGCGCGCGGCGGCGTGGTGGACCAGGCGGCGCTCATCGAGGCGCTGCGAGACGGGCGGCTCGGCGGCGCCGCGCTGGACGTCATGGACCCGGAGCCGCTGCCCACGGACAGCCCGCTGATGACGTTGCCGAACGTGCTGCTGGCACCGCACATCGCCAGCGCCTCGCATGCCACCCGGGGGCGAATGGCCTCCATGGCGGTGGACAACCTTCTGGCCGCGCTCGACGGACGGCGGCCCCCTCACTGCGTCAACCCGGAGCTCTTCCCATGA
- a CDS encoding DEAD/DEAH box helicase — protein MPAVQSTADIRDALPPQDTVWLRALKAEVQPTTFKKGREVAETRRVFGLQREGNRITAQVAGSSGERYQVAIELGDGKATSSCTCQSWNVYGPHCKHVVAAALIYAARFRPPAPPPPRPEPVAPPPPETNEVADDEVPVEPVASATIDPVNLPALAKVESWLGLSSLPDYEFFYRLTPSSTGNGGRHWVVDVRRQDAQTKGPIHVKRLLQTGGRISPADERVFMMLSRHEHRYDSRIVLSDEDLSEVLDLLRQRRVIYRGTQLINTEVPVRPQIRLESRPDGATARIELLFPDGASYSLKDLILLSGKKTWVIQGQNLHAVEPDFPPRLLRKWLLEPSMSFPAGQLDRVLTFFAAHLPRFRMALKADDIDVDESVEPRFMLTLEGNPEKVKVQLAARYGQTTVPVSPTATHLGYASGVGADSRKLYRRREEVERAAGKLLLDLGLRFEPQNSVFDAAGDVALEFWARGLASLPSEWERFGVQAPKVRLRPKLKPRIRVGMSGVQWFDLDAEFVTDDQAVDLGAVRMWLDSGRRFVPLKDGSFAEADPAEIKRVADLLEEAGAMPGRSRTRLPLHQAVALDLLADLGEFTEVEAKARQAMLELRETAGVPKVAVPDGLQATLRHYQEAGLSWLWFLRRHGLSGILADDMGLGKTVQSLSLMQKVANDEGHKPSLVVAPTSVLANWEREAERFTPGLKVMVWHGQDRKERAEDLKGMDLVLTSYALVRRDLDQLSQVGFRYVVLDEAQNIKNADSATAQACKSLPSETRLALTGTPLENRLSELWSIFDFLMPGFLGSADGFSDRYEQPIQVANDASAKDRLRRRIQPFILRRLKTEVAKDLPPKTESIAWCEMEPGQAALYREVLDESRRKVSESIEKVGFKRSRVSILAALMRLRQVCCDPRLLKMPPGTLLPSSAKVERFLQLVEDLVAEGHRALVFSQFTEMLELLKTEADKKGLRYLYLDGRTKDRMGKVDEYNQPDGPPLFFISLKAGGTGLNLTAADYVIHFDPWWNPAVEDQATDRTHRIGQTRAVISYKLITRGTVEEKILALQRRKRDLAAGVLGADGDELGRTLTEQDIQELFTEI, from the coding sequence TTGCCAGCCGTGCAATCCACCGCCGACATCCGAGACGCCCTCCCTCCTCAGGACACCGTGTGGCTGCGGGCCCTGAAGGCCGAAGTCCAACCCACCACCTTCAAGAAGGGTCGGGAGGTGGCGGAAACCCGCCGCGTCTTCGGCCTGCAGCGAGAAGGCAACCGCATCACCGCCCAGGTCGCCGGCTCGTCCGGCGAGCGCTACCAGGTGGCTATTGAATTGGGGGACGGGAAGGCCACGTCCTCCTGCACCTGCCAGTCCTGGAACGTGTACGGGCCGCACTGCAAGCACGTGGTCGCCGCCGCGCTCATCTACGCCGCGCGCTTCCGCCCGCCCGCTCCGCCGCCCCCTCGCCCGGAGCCCGTGGCCCCTCCTCCTCCTGAGACCAATGAGGTCGCCGACGACGAGGTTCCGGTGGAACCCGTGGCGTCCGCCACCATCGACCCGGTGAACCTGCCGGCGCTCGCGAAGGTGGAGAGCTGGCTCGGCCTGTCCTCGCTGCCGGACTACGAGTTCTTCTACCGCCTCACGCCCTCCAGCACCGGCAACGGTGGACGGCACTGGGTGGTGGACGTGCGCCGTCAGGACGCGCAGACGAAGGGGCCCATCCACGTCAAGCGCCTGCTCCAGACGGGCGGCCGCATCTCCCCCGCGGACGAGCGCGTCTTCATGATGCTGTCGCGGCACGAGCACCGCTACGACTCGCGCATCGTCCTCTCCGACGAGGACCTGAGCGAGGTGCTGGACCTCCTGCGCCAGCGCCGCGTCATCTATCGGGGTACGCAGCTCATCAACACGGAAGTGCCCGTGCGCCCGCAGATTCGCCTGGAGTCGCGCCCGGACGGCGCCACCGCGCGAATCGAGCTGCTCTTCCCGGACGGCGCCAGCTACTCGCTGAAGGACCTCATCCTCCTGTCGGGGAAGAAGACCTGGGTCATCCAGGGGCAGAACCTGCACGCGGTGGAGCCGGACTTCCCGCCCCGCCTGCTGCGCAAGTGGCTGCTCGAGCCGAGCATGTCCTTCCCGGCCGGGCAGCTGGACCGGGTGCTCACCTTCTTCGCCGCGCACCTGCCGCGCTTCCGCATGGCGCTGAAGGCGGACGACATCGACGTGGACGAGTCGGTGGAGCCGCGCTTCATGCTCACGCTGGAGGGCAACCCGGAGAAGGTGAAGGTGCAGCTCGCCGCCCGCTACGGGCAGACCACCGTGCCGGTGTCCCCCACGGCCACGCACCTGGGCTACGCCAGCGGCGTGGGTGCGGACAGCCGCAAGCTGTACCGCCGCCGCGAGGAGGTGGAGCGCGCCGCGGGCAAGCTCCTGCTCGACCTGGGCCTGCGCTTCGAGCCGCAGAACTCCGTCTTCGACGCCGCCGGTGACGTCGCGCTGGAGTTCTGGGCGCGCGGCCTGGCGTCGCTGCCTTCCGAGTGGGAGCGCTTCGGAGTGCAGGCGCCCAAGGTGCGCCTGCGTCCCAAGCTCAAGCCGCGCATCCGCGTGGGCATGAGCGGCGTGCAGTGGTTCGACCTCGACGCCGAGTTCGTCACCGACGACCAGGCGGTGGACCTGGGCGCGGTGCGCATGTGGCTGGACTCGGGCCGCCGCTTCGTCCCGCTGAAGGACGGCTCCTTCGCGGAGGCCGACCCCGCCGAAATCAAGCGCGTGGCGGACCTGCTGGAAGAGGCCGGCGCCATGCCGGGCCGCTCGCGCACGCGGCTGCCGCTGCACCAGGCCGTCGCGCTGGATTTGCTCGCGGACCTGGGCGAGTTCACCGAGGTGGAGGCCAAGGCGCGGCAGGCCATGCTGGAGCTGCGCGAGACGGCCGGTGTTCCGAAGGTCGCGGTGCCCGACGGGCTGCAGGCCACGCTGCGCCACTACCAGGAGGCGGGCCTGTCCTGGCTCTGGTTCCTGCGCCGCCATGGGCTGTCCGGCATCCTCGCGGACGACATGGGCCTCGGTAAGACGGTGCAGTCGCTGAGCCTCATGCAGAAGGTGGCCAACGACGAGGGGCACAAGCCGTCGCTCGTGGTGGCGCCCACCAGCGTGCTCGCCAACTGGGAGCGCGAGGCCGAGCGCTTCACGCCGGGCCTCAAGGTCATGGTGTGGCACGGCCAGGACCGCAAGGAGCGCGCGGAGGACCTGAAGGGGATGGACCTGGTCCTCACCTCGTACGCCCTGGTGCGTCGGGATTTGGACCAGCTCTCCCAGGTGGGCTTCCGCTACGTCGTCCTCGACGAGGCGCAGAACATCAAGAACGCGGACAGCGCCACCGCGCAGGCCTGCAAGTCGCTGCCGAGCGAGACGCGCCTGGCGCTCACCGGTACGCCACTGGAGAACCGCCTGTCGGAGCTGTGGAGCATCTTCGACTTCCTGATGCCGGGCTTCCTCGGCAGCGCGGATGGCTTCAGCGACAGGTACGAGCAGCCCATCCAGGTGGCCAACGACGCCTCCGCGAAGGACCGGCTGCGCCGCCGGATTCAGCCCTTCATCCTGCGACGTCTGAAGACGGAGGTGGCCAAGGACCTGCCGCCCAAGACGGAGTCCATCGCCTGGTGCGAGATGGAGCCCGGTCAGGCCGCCCTCTACCGCGAGGTGCTGGACGAGAGCCGCCGCAAGGTGTCGGAGTCGATTGAAAAGGTGGGCTTCAAGCGCAGCCGCGTGTCCATCCTCGCCGCGCTGATGCGCCTGCGTCAGGTGTGCTGCGACCCGCGCCTCTTGAAGATGCCGCCCGGCACGCTGCTGCCGTCCAGCGCCAAGGTGGAGCGCTTCCTCCAACTGGTGGAGGACCTGGTGGCGGAGGGCCACCGCGCGCTCGTCTTCAGCCAGTTCACGGAGATGCTGGAGCTGCTCAAGACGGAGGCCGACAAGAAGGGCCTGCGCTACCTCTACCTGGACGGTCGCACCAAGGACCGCATGGGCAAGGTGGACGAGTACAACCAGCCCGACGGCCCCCCGCTGTTCTTCATCTCCCTGAAGGCGGGCGGCACCGGCCTCAACCTCACCGCCGCGGACTACGTCATCCACTTCGACCCGTGGTGGAACCCGGCCGTGGAGGACCAGGCCACGGACCGTACGCACCGCATCGGCCAGACGCGCGCCGTCATCAGCTACAAGCTGATTACCCGCGGCACGGTGGAGGAGAAGATTCTCGCCCTCCAGCGCCGCAAGCGGGACCTCGCCGCCGGAGTGCTGGGCGCCGACGGTGACGAGTTGGGCAGGACACTCACCGAGCAGGACATCCAGGAGCTGTTCACCGAAATCTGA